The Planifilum fulgidum genome contains a region encoding:
- a CDS encoding adenine phosphoribosyltransferase, whose amino-acid sequence MNFKEKIRVIPDFPQPGIRFKDITTLLKDGKAFHAAIDTLVDSLKEKEIDVIVGPEARGFVVGAPLAYAMGVGFVPVRKSGKLPAETVEVEYSLEYGKDRLAIHRDAIQPGQRVLVADDLLATGGTISATIELVKKLQGEVVGAAFLIELSYLNGREKLSDVEVLSLVTF is encoded by the coding sequence ATGAACTTCAAGGAAAAAATTCGGGTGATTCCCGACTTTCCGCAACCGGGAATCCGGTTTAAGGACATCACCACCCTGCTGAAGGACGGAAAGGCTTTCCACGCGGCGATCGACACACTGGTCGATTCGCTGAAGGAGAAGGAAATCGACGTGATCGTGGGGCCGGAAGCGCGGGGATTCGTGGTGGGAGCCCCTCTGGCCTACGCGATGGGGGTGGGTTTTGTCCCCGTCCGCAAATCCGGCAAATTGCCGGCGGAGACCGTGGAGGTCGAGTACAGCCTGGAGTACGGAAAGGACCGCCTGGCCATCCATCGGGATGCCATCCAGCCGGGGCAGCGGGTGCTGGTGGCCGATGATCTCTTGGCCACCGGCGGAACCATCTCGGCCACCATCGAACTGGTGAAAAAGCTCCAGGGAGAGGTGGTGGGCGCCGCTTTCCTCATCGAGCTCTCCTATCTGAACGGCCGGGAAAAGCTGTCGGATGTGGAGGTGCTTTCGCTGGTCACTTTTTGA
- a CDS encoding zinc-binding dehydrogenase — MKAIVLREFGGPEKLRYEEVPDPTPGPGEVLIRLKTAALNRRDYFITRNQYPGIKLPTILGSDGAGEVAALGEGVDGFQIGQEVIINPSLNWGDNPRVSGPDFTILGSPKDGTYAEMIVVPAENVFPKPAYLTWEEAAAIPLAGLTAYRALVTRGRLREGEVVVIPGIGGGVATFLLLIASALGARVFVTSGSDEKIRRAMELGAAGGVNYNSENWVKELQKATGGGADLCVDSVGGDIFPQLVRLTKPGGRIVTFGATRGPVPQLVMPFIFLKQLDILGSTMGNDEEFGQMLNLFEKHRIRPVLDKSYPLEEAAEALNRMKDGRQFGKIVLRIS, encoded by the coding sequence ATGAAAGCCATCGTCTTGAGAGAATTCGGCGGTCCGGAAAAGCTGCGCTACGAAGAGGTGCCCGATCCGACGCCCGGTCCGGGTGAAGTGTTGATCCGTCTGAAGACGGCGGCCCTCAACCGCCGGGACTATTTCATCACCCGCAACCAGTACCCCGGCATCAAGCTTCCCACGATCCTGGGCTCCGACGGAGCGGGGGAAGTGGCCGCCCTCGGGGAAGGGGTCGACGGTTTTCAAATCGGTCAGGAGGTCATCATCAATCCCTCCCTCAACTGGGGTGACAATCCGCGGGTCAGCGGCCCCGACTTCACCATCCTCGGCTCTCCCAAGGACGGGACCTACGCGGAAATGATCGTGGTTCCGGCGGAAAACGTCTTCCCCAAACCGGCGTACCTCACCTGGGAGGAGGCCGCGGCGATCCCCCTCGCGGGCCTCACCGCATACAGGGCTCTGGTGACGCGAGGTCGCCTTCGGGAAGGGGAAGTGGTGGTCATTCCGGGCATCGGCGGCGGTGTGGCCACCTTCCTGCTCCTCATCGCGTCCGCCCTGGGAGCCCGGGTTTTCGTCACATCCGGCAGCGATGAAAAAATCAGACGGGCCATGGAGCTGGGCGCCGCCGGGGGCGTCAATTACAACAGCGAAAACTGGGTCAAGGAGCTGCAAAAGGCGACCGGGGGCGGAGCGGACCTCTGTGTCGACAGCGTCGGCGGAGACATCTTTCCCCAGCTGGTCCGCCTGACAAAGCCCGGGGGACGGATCGTCACCTTCGGCGCGACCCGGGGACCCGTTCCCCAATTGGTGATGCCCTTCATCTTCCTGAAACAGCTGGACATCCTCGGGTCCACCATGGGCAATGACGAAGAATTCGGACAGATGCTGAACCTCTTTGAAAAACACCGCATCCGGCCGGTCCTCGACAAATCCTATCCCCTCGAGGAGGCGGCGGAGGCTTTGAACCGCATGAAGGACGGGCGTCAGTTCGGAAAAATTGTCCTTCGGATTTCCTGA
- a CDS encoding DUF4395 domain-containing protein: MQNNIGKVVIDVKGIPLPFVRTNQWFLVITVALALLLNQPWILAIAWALGVFSLIAGTNPLFFLVRPLLSKSPSDYPMEDPAQQRFNQWIAVLCLSLSLLGFLAGWHAVGILFALMVGIAALGAIMGFCIGCFIRYHYLRYKRLKS, translated from the coding sequence ATGCAAAATAATATCGGAAAAGTGGTGATTGATGTGAAGGGAATTCCCCTCCCCTTTGTTCGGACCAATCAATGGTTTCTGGTGATCACCGTCGCTCTCGCCCTCCTTCTGAATCAGCCGTGGATCTTGGCCATCGCCTGGGCCCTGGGGGTTTTCAGCCTGATTGCCGGAACGAATCCCCTCTTTTTCCTTGTTCGACCCCTGCTTTCCAAATCCCCCTCCGATTACCCGATGGAAGACCCCGCCCAACAGCGCTTCAACCAATGGATTGCCGTCCTCTGCCTCTCCCTGAGCCTTCTCGGCTTCCTGGCGGGGTGGCACGCCGTCGGCATCCTCTTTGCCCTGATGGTGGGCATCGCCGCCCTGGGGGCGATCATGGGATTCTGCATCGGCTGCTTTATCCGGTATCACTACCTGCGGTACAAGCGGCTGAAAAGTTGA
- the mobB gene encoding molybdopterin-guanine dinucleotide biosynthesis protein B produces MLRWIPPVVQVVGYSNSGKTTLICRLIPLLARRGIRVGTLKHHAGALDLDRRGKDTWRHREAGARVVSIAAENQSAVWYREPRRMEELLTHYAGVDVVLAEGFKEADYPKLVVLREKEHAHLLERLTNIRAVVSWFPPDRPFFPWYGIDQVEAVAGEVLSVLRESNGDGFA; encoded by the coding sequence ATGTTGCGGTGGATTCCCCCGGTGGTCCAGGTCGTGGGGTATTCCAATTCGGGGAAAACCACTCTGATCTGCCGGCTGATTCCCCTGTTGGCCCGACGGGGGATCCGGGTGGGAACCCTGAAGCATCACGCAGGAGCGCTGGATCTGGATCGGCGCGGCAAGGATACCTGGCGCCACCGGGAGGCGGGGGCCCGGGTTGTTTCCATTGCGGCGGAGAATCAGTCGGCGGTGTGGTACCGGGAGCCCCGGAGGATGGAGGAACTCCTGACCCATTATGCCGGGGTGGATGTGGTTTTGGCGGAAGGTTTCAAGGAAGCGGACTATCCCAAACTGGTCGTCCTCCGGGAGAAGGAGCACGCGCATCTTCTGGAGCGACTGACCAACATCCGGGCCGTCGTCAGCTGGTTTCCGCCCGATCGGCCTTTTTTCCCCTGGTATGGAATCGACCAGGTGGAGGCGGTCGCCGGGGAAGTGCTTTCCGTCCTGCGGGAATCAAATGGGGACGGGTTCGCTTGA
- a CDS encoding carbon-nitrogen family hydrolase, with the protein MRISLLQTDVVAGRPEENRKRIGEKIRRTVQKERPDVVVLPEMWNMGFLFSRLGELADRGELPRWLSEVAAEHGVYLVAGSIAEEEAGGFYNASYMFAPDGRRIGHYRKIHLFRLLKEERHLKPGSERCLFRLGDVTAGTIICYDLRFPELVRSMALDGMQILFVPAGWPRARIRHWRILNQARAVENQMFVVAVNRVGEEEGTLYGGHSMVVDPWGEVLAEGDGEEAVLTVEIDPTAVDRVRTTIPVFEDRRPETYERK; encoded by the coding sequence ATGCGGATTTCTCTCTTGCAAACGGATGTCGTCGCCGGCCGGCCGGAGGAAAACCGGAAGCGCATCGGCGAAAAAATCCGGAGGACGGTGCAGAAAGAGCGTCCCGATGTGGTGGTTCTTCCGGAAATGTGGAACATGGGCTTTCTCTTTTCCCGGCTGGGGGAGCTGGCGGACCGGGGGGAACTGCCCCGGTGGTTGTCGGAGGTGGCCGCGGAGCACGGCGTCTATCTCGTTGCCGGTTCGATCGCGGAGGAGGAGGCGGGGGGCTTTTACAACGCCAGTTACATGTTCGCCCCCGACGGCCGGAGGATCGGACATTACCGGAAAATCCACCTCTTCCGTCTGTTGAAGGAAGAGCGGCACCTGAAGCCGGGGAGCGAGCGCTGCCTCTTCCGGCTCGGGGATGTCACGGCGGGAACGATCATCTGCTACGACCTGCGCTTTCCGGAGTTGGTTCGGTCCATGGCCCTGGACGGCATGCAGATTTTGTTCGTTCCGGCGGGATGGCCCCGGGCCCGAATCCGGCATTGGCGAATTCTGAACCAGGCGCGGGCGGTGGAGAACCAGATGTTTGTCGTGGCGGTCAACCGGGTCGGGGAGGAAGAGGGGACCCTGTACGGCGGCCACTCGATGGTGGTGGATCCCTGGGGTGAGGTTCTCGCGGAGGGAGACGGGGAAGAGGCGGTTTTGACCGTGGAAATCGATCCGACCGCCGTCGACCGGGTGCGCACGACCATTCCCGTCTTTGAGGATCGCCGGCCGGAGACGTACGAACGGAAATAG
- a CDS encoding vWA domain-containing protein, which yields MRRSLILMVIFSLIVVEGCSLLSKNPGAESPEGGDPESFQAATDIDGMLKEGPGKLAGDKYDEAKLKKELNGLPEGLSAEEAYNRLIYLLAEDYGPVVEEIENFRPSFDVGNLEGSKNASEEKKEEPPDRVNVSILLDASGSMAGKVNGRVKMDLAKEAIQKFVSHLPEQSRVSLRVYGHKGSNSEKDKKVSCDSTEEVYALGAYDESRFKEALGRFKPTGWTPLASAIRGAGQDLSAEKGEKVKNVVYVVSDGIETCGGDPVKEAKALHESDIQAIVNIIGFDVDNAGQRALKKVAEAGGGEYQTARTGEDLQRLFEKNQDSIGDLFRTTGYRVGNLFEMNAYKLDMIDEIENLLGSNPFVGSKFMEVYDREHQRLKKAADLLASLGKIDEKTGEDLRGKIDRRLELMRKYRDEKKEELHDRLDQALEKANRKMEENIDGALNP from the coding sequence ATGAGACGGTCTTTGATCCTGATGGTCATTTTCAGCCTGATTGTTGTCGAAGGATGTTCCCTGTTGTCCAAGAACCCGGGCGCCGAAAGTCCGGAAGGCGGCGATCCGGAATCGTTCCAGGCGGCGACCGACATCGACGGGATGCTGAAGGAAGGCCCCGGCAAGCTGGCGGGGGACAAATATGACGAAGCGAAGCTGAAAAAGGAACTTAACGGGCTTCCGGAAGGATTGTCGGCGGAGGAGGCATACAACCGCCTGATCTATTTGCTGGCGGAGGATTACGGTCCCGTTGTGGAGGAGATCGAAAATTTCAGGCCGTCCTTTGACGTGGGCAATCTCGAGGGGTCGAAAAACGCTTCGGAGGAGAAGAAGGAGGAGCCGCCGGACCGGGTCAACGTTTCCATTCTTTTGGACGCCAGCGGAAGCATGGCCGGCAAGGTGAACGGAAGGGTCAAGATGGATCTGGCCAAGGAAGCGATCCAAAAGTTCGTGTCCCATTTGCCTGAGCAAAGCCGGGTGTCCCTCAGGGTTTACGGCCACAAGGGCAGCAACAGCGAAAAGGACAAAAAGGTTTCCTGCGACAGCACGGAGGAGGTGTATGCCCTGGGGGCGTACGATGAAAGCCGGTTTAAAGAGGCGCTCGGCCGTTTCAAACCCACGGGCTGGACGCCGCTGGCCTCCGCCATCCGGGGAGCGGGGCAGGATCTGTCCGCGGAAAAGGGTGAAAAGGTCAAGAACGTGGTCTATGTGGTGAGCGACGGGATAGAAACCTGCGGCGGGGATCCGGTGAAGGAGGCCAAGGCGCTGCACGAATCGGATATCCAAGCCATTGTCAACATCATCGGCTTTGACGTGGACAACGCGGGGCAGCGGGCCCTCAAGAAGGTGGCCGAAGCCGGAGGCGGAGAGTATCAGACCGCCCGCACCGGGGAGGATCTTCAAAGGTTGTTCGAGAAGAATCAGGATTCCATCGGCGACTTGTTCCGCACCACCGGGTACCGGGTCGGCAACCTCTTCGAAATGAACGCCTATAAACTGGACATGATCGACGAAATTGAAAATCTGCTCGGAAGCAATCCGTTTGTCGGAAGCAAATTCATGGAGGTCTATGACCGGGAGCATCAGCGCCTGAAGAAGGCGGCGGATCTGCTGGCTTCCCTTGGGAAAATCGACGAAAAGACCGGGGAGGACCTGCGCGGAAAGATCGATCGCCGCTTGGAATTGATGCGGAAATATCGGGATGAGAAGAAGGAAGAGTTGCACGACCGGCTGGATCAAGCCCTGGAGAAAGCGAATCGCAAGATGGAGGAAAACATCGACGGGGCGCTGAACCCGTGA
- a CDS encoding YqhG family protein, whose translation MEADRIRSFAERFLTAHGCHFVEKSPEHLVTQLSIEADKDLVNRPFYWMYVEKMGIEPKPSLLTFVFDPQRLGEHDRGELLTYGSPRFVSMLESAKKRGRFVRLFEEKPAPVGSPLTSRPYIPWLGVNFQISFVCDQKKDEICCLGINLHSGEIVEDFFRKMLRRRWTARLPANRHTVQPQLTIVEGVGELERFLQERIEQQDLDWAEQALNRMKMELEQLEHFYPEEVKSSEKEQRIRETIWQHHPRVEVEVINAGLFYLDGSAAD comes from the coding sequence ATGGAGGCTGATCGGATCCGCTCGTTTGCCGAACGGTTTTTAACCGCCCACGGCTGCCATTTTGTCGAAAAAAGTCCGGAACATCTCGTCACGCAGCTTTCCATCGAAGCGGACAAGGACCTGGTCAACCGGCCCTTTTACTGGATGTACGTGGAGAAAATGGGGATTGAGCCCAAACCCTCCCTCCTCACCTTCGTCTTTGACCCGCAGCGATTGGGCGAACACGACCGGGGAGAACTTTTGACCTACGGTTCCCCCCGATTTGTTTCCATGCTGGAATCCGCCAAAAAGCGCGGAAGGTTTGTCCGCCTCTTCGAAGAAAAGCCCGCTCCCGTGGGAAGTCCCTTGACCTCCCGCCCCTATATCCCGTGGCTGGGAGTCAATTTTCAGATCTCTTTCGTGTGCGACCAAAAGAAGGACGAAATCTGCTGCCTGGGGATCAATCTGCACAGCGGTGAAATCGTCGAGGATTTTTTCCGCAAGATGTTGCGGCGGCGGTGGACCGCCAGGCTGCCGGCCAACCGGCACACGGTTCAACCCCAGCTGACGATCGTGGAGGGGGTGGGAGAGCTGGAACGGTTCCTGCAAGAACGGATCGAACAGCAGGATCTGGACTGGGCGGAACAGGCCTTGAACCGGATGAAAATGGAATTGGAACAGCTGGAACACTTCTACCCGGAAGAAGTGAAAAGCAGCGAAAAGGAGCAGCGAATCCGGGAGACCATCTGGCAACACCACCCGCGCGTCGAAGTGGAAGTGATCAATGCCGGCCTGTTTTATCTGGACGGTTCCGCCGCCGACTGA
- a CDS encoding DEAD/DEAH box helicase, producing MRSVPIRMDRTWLRPFLKRVETDTGWSSWEWFQLALEAAEAQAVPDFDTLRCLKALSGFTPLPHQIDTVRRVINEMNGRAILADEVGLGKTIEAGMILKEYLIRGLVKRALILVPSSLVLQWTRELNQKFQIPAMAQKQSWMWEQYDILVASIDTAKREPHREKVLSQTYDLLIVDEAHKLKNRRTKNWQFVNEIRKKYCLLLTATPLQNQLDELFNLVTLLKPGHLGRESTFQNEYVAGKRLPKNEERLREEIRRVMIRNRRSDGHVPLTKRHVTTVPITLSPEERALYDGVTQFVRKRARQGAGDLKSALSLIVLQREVCSSRDAAFLTLFKLFQRSERDAEEISPEVAHLVDLLRAVRRQSKVDRAIQLIKKIGEKVILFTEYRATQEMILRCLAAENIPAVPYRGGFARNKKDWMMELFQKRAQVMVATEAGGEGINLQFCRHIINYDMPWNPMRVEQRIGRVHRLGQTRDVHIYNFATKNTIEEHIIWLLHEKINMFEMVIGELETILERLKLKDSLEQRLMQIMLEAEDDRQIRRKLSALGESIRETREEILADNRRRERWLHGG from the coding sequence GTGCGATCGGTTCCCATCCGCATGGATCGAACATGGCTGCGCCCGTTTCTGAAGCGGGTCGAAACGGACACCGGCTGGTCGTCGTGGGAATGGTTTCAATTGGCCCTCGAGGCGGCGGAAGCCCAGGCCGTTCCCGACTTCGACACGCTTCGCTGCCTGAAGGCCCTGAGCGGCTTCACCCCCCTCCCCCATCAAATCGACACCGTCCGCCGCGTCATCAACGAGATGAACGGCCGGGCCATCCTGGCGGACGAAGTGGGGCTGGGCAAGACGATCGAAGCGGGAATGATCTTGAAGGAATACCTCATCCGCGGCCTGGTGAAGCGGGCCCTGATCCTCGTCCCCTCCTCGCTGGTCCTGCAGTGGACGCGGGAGTTGAACCAGAAGTTTCAGATCCCGGCCATGGCCCAGAAGCAATCCTGGATGTGGGAGCAGTACGACATCCTGGTCGCCTCCATCGACACCGCCAAACGGGAACCGCACCGGGAAAAGGTCCTTTCCCAAACCTACGACCTGCTGATCGTCGACGAGGCGCACAAGCTGAAAAACCGACGTACGAAAAACTGGCAATTCGTCAACGAGATCCGGAAGAAATACTGTCTCCTGCTCACCGCCACCCCGCTTCAGAACCAGTTGGATGAGCTGTTCAACCTGGTCACCCTCCTCAAACCGGGCCATTTGGGGCGGGAGTCCACCTTCCAGAACGAATATGTGGCCGGCAAGCGCCTGCCGAAAAACGAGGAACGCCTGCGGGAAGAAATCCGCCGGGTGATGATCCGCAACCGGCGCAGCGACGGACACGTTCCCTTGACCAAACGGCACGTGACCACCGTGCCGATCACCCTTTCCCCGGAGGAGAGAGCCTTGTACGACGGGGTCACCCAGTTTGTCCGGAAGCGCGCCCGCCAGGGCGCCGGCGACTTGAAAAGCGCCCTCTCCCTGATCGTGCTCCAGCGGGAAGTGTGCAGCAGCCGGGATGCCGCCTTCCTCACCCTGTTCAAGCTGTTTCAACGTTCGGAAAGGGATGCGGAGGAAATTTCCCCCGAGGTGGCCCATCTGGTGGACCTGCTCCGGGCCGTCAGGCGGCAGTCCAAAGTGGACCGGGCGATTCAACTCATCAAGAAAATCGGGGAAAAGGTGATTCTCTTCACCGAATACCGCGCGACCCAGGAGATGATCCTGCGCTGCCTGGCCGCCGAGAACATCCCCGCCGTTCCGTACCGAGGCGGCTTTGCCCGAAACAAAAAGGACTGGATGATGGAACTGTTCCAGAAAAGGGCACAGGTCATGGTGGCCACGGAAGCCGGCGGGGAAGGCATCAATCTGCAATTCTGCCGGCACATCATCAACTACGATATGCCCTGGAATCCGATGCGGGTGGAACAGCGGATCGGCCGGGTGCATCGTCTCGGCCAGACCCGCGATGTGCACATCTACAACTTCGCCACCAAAAACACCATCGAAGAGCACATCATCTGGCTGCTCCACGAAAAAATCAACATGTTTGAAATGGTGATCGGCGAATTGGAAACCATTCTGGAGCGGCTCAAGCTGAAGGACAGCCTGGAACAGCGTTTGATGCAGATCATGCTGGAGGCGGAGGACGACCGGCAGATTCGAAGGAAACTGTCGGCCCTCGGGGAGAGCATCCGCGAAACCCGCGAGGAAATCCTCGCCGACAACCGGCGCCGGGAGAGGTGGCTCCATGGAGGCTGA